TAGCTCTTCTTGTCCAAGCTGTACCTCCAATTATCTTTATATCGTCTGCACATCGCTTCCCGTCCTGTTCTTTTCCTTTTACCATTCTTCTAGCTGCTTCCATTACTCTAATGATAGCTCTTCTTGTCCAAGCTGTACCTCCAATTATCTTTATATCGTCTGCACATCGCTTCCCGTCCTGTTCTTTTCCTTTTACCATTCTTCTAGCTGCTTCCATTACTCTAATGATAGCTCTTCTTGTCCAAGCTGTACCTCCAATTATCTTTATATCGTCTGCACATCGCTTCCCGTCCTGTTCTTTTCCTTTTACCATTCTTCTAGCTGCTTCCATTACTCTAATGATAGCTCTTCTTGTCCAAGCTGTACCTCCAATTATCTTTATATCGTCTGCACATCGCTTCCTGTCCTGTTCTTTTTCTTTTACCATTCTTCTAGCTACTTCCATTACTCTAATGATAGCTCTTCTTTATATCGTCTGCCCATCTTTCTCTGTCCATTTGAACCTGTTATCTCTCGACTAGTTCCCGGACCAGCTCCATTTCAATGGATAATGATTCTTTggtcattaatattatatcttcTGTTCTTTTGGATTCTCAGTGTTACACCCACCATACTTATTCAATATCTCAATACACTTTGcttattcatacaaaataagttGATTTGACGAAAGTGTTTAGTTACTGGTTACAGggtgattaaaataataaatgttaattgctatgtaacgaatgaatgcacTGAAGAGAGTGTTTAcatctggctatactctcggggcgtaattCTGACGATTTAAGAAATCGcaacgcttataaaactaagaaagccttgACCGAGCAAaatacagccttggctcgtacacaGTACTGTCACTTAACAGATTAAACGCAATTCGAAAGTTTTATGgcattttaactaatttcacGTAATATTGTACAGTGATTATAAGGCTTAGtttgtatataatacttttattagttCTTTTGTGTGCTAGattttaagatattgtaaataattatagaataataaagtttttggAAATAGCTCACAGCCTTTTTTTGCGCCCTGCCTCAACTTTATCCGTTCTAAAATACTTAGCCTGATAATGATCATATGATCGCTACAACCAAGGTCGTAATTAACTAAATCCACTGTAAtagaatttgttattattaaaattattgaaatttagaGGTTTAAAGAAGAAACTTCTAGGAATttgttaaagtaaattttcaaaaaataatgacttTAATTGCTACCATGTGGGCTTGTATATCCCATAtataatagaagaaaataagcagttttaataattaactgaTTCACTATACGTAAGTCAATGATAATATAAGATACTAtttgtatcacctcgacgtccgtagttccacaactgagcgttttctaagacagtttttgccacccaccaccactatgtggatccagctgcccactgaagtatttccgaaccaattccacttagggtcctttaagaaaagaccGTACCAAATCTTGAAAGGCcgtcaacgcacttgcgagccttctggcaatttgAGTGtcacattacaaaaaaaattggcaaaagATTAATTGTGATAAATCCTTTGAAAGATCACTGTTGACTtaggtttcagcgtgcgactcgatctctcgatctccggctgtgcaccaatggattttctttctatgtgcgcatttaacattcgctcgaacggtgaaggaatacATCGTTAGAAAACCGAGTCTCgtgctgatcacctacttgcttatagATCAAAAGGTTTTCAGGccactgattttatttatttatttaatgtaatcttTGGAATACTTTTATATCTGTCATTAAGCGGTCTAAATAACggtaataaaaaaacgttttttaatataatttatttattatctacatCTTAACAATAGTATTGGAAAGTTTTCAGTCACTAAATAATCATCTTCAAAGATCACCGAAATATTCAGCTCGAACTCTGAAACAATATATACATGCAGAACCGGCTGTTAGTGGTTTTCACTAGGGATGAAGTATTggcgatattttaattgctataGGTGCGCGTGATTCCAGCaccatataataatagttccTAGGCTAGGCAGTAGTGAAACAAAGGTAACTTCTTCGAGACTTTAGTATGTATATTAGGTTAAAAGTATACACCGAAGAAAAcagattaaataaagaaaagtatTGTTAACACAGCAAGAGAAAGTCAACGTTTAAacaagaataaattaattataagttactaAGGGAAATTCGTAATTCGCGCGCACAGGTTTCGAGTTAGATAGTTCGAATCGcacttttttttttgaatggaatCTTGTTGGTTGGTCtaaagggcctttacagctcagctcgggctgttttagCGAGCGTAGCTCAGCCTGGATGGCCTtacctcttgtaaaacgttacgatgcagggcggggattgaattacgcgttattgttaatattattttcgactgtccagtactttacaccacataatggtaagtttcaGTTTTAAAGAGCCACTGGagttggtcacgaaacgttttactattggatccagaaaacgttacggcgcgtttcatgggggggggagggggtcaagaatctccaaaaattgcgtgacgtattacttgaacgctcccttattctgaaacttaattaactaaacttgaatcttattcaaatttcaaatatctatccttaacttaatttaaattcacgaAGCGTTGCTATCAGTATCGGCAAAAAGATCGATGCATCCCTAGTTATCACGTCCAAATATCTTCTAGAGTTACtctcttaataaaatttgcgGGAACTGCCTTTTATAAATGGGGACTTAGAGGAGTTGCCGAAGTATGATAGTTCAGGCACCAACAATAAAGGCATTCAGCACACGGACTCAAACTGTAGACTAGCCCCGCGTGTGACTGTGACAGAACCGACCAAACCACTCATTTACTTTTGAAAGGGACAGGTGTGATCTGGAGCCTGGTAGGGTATCCCGGCATGGGCTATCAGAAATGTTGCTTGAGCTGGACAAATTCAGCTGCAAGATTGTTAAATATAGGACGACAGGTAACGCGAgtaaatttttgaagtgaaacttctttatcggcgttgtaaaaacaataccgtcacatttttcggttacgcgtcacatttttccgttacgcgccatcgttttcttgtccctaccacggttggtTCGTaaagattcgaagccattaacaACAAAAGTATATAACAACGATaacgatagtaataattatattacaattaatgaaattctgtaataatcttagtagttataaggtaaaatgtaataattgtattatttgtattcatgtctatgataataaaagccttttgttaaactttatttaaccaatttctgtaaagttgcatatagtagatcatttttcgaaaaataagatcataaagtttcacttcttacgtgtgaacgcacatatatttttcttagaatTATTGGTCTtacctattttaaaattggtagTGGTTGTGGTGGGACATGTGAACAGCCTTGGTAGCACCATGTATAGCGGCACATCTCGGGATCGACAGACATCGCCTTCACCCACTTGAATGATTTGGATCTCAGTCGCTGTTTAAGAATCTAAGTtcagtaaaataaacaatcttTTGTTGAAGTGGAAACAATAAGACTGAAAGGTGTTTGAACGTGAATTAGTGACAAAGAAAAACGcctgcaacgcacttgcgagctctTTGGCAATTAGTTATTGAAGTTGAGGTAAAATTAGTCTTTAGATTTAAcaaattgcaaattattttatactagaTTGGCTTGTATACATTGTAAATGGGAACTATTCGTTGTTTTTGCTGCAAACAATGTgttgtttgttgtaaaaacgaaaaaaaaatattgtgacatatttaaatttaactttgaaaatCGTTTAGGATCGTTAAACTGATTGTATAGATGTTGAGAATTCCAACTCCAgtctagtctggccataaatatgtattgttacataaaaactttttttctttttactttttgtttcgaatttggaacacttattattaatataaaaactcctttcgattttgcgccatctcacatattttttcttgttcattatcaaattactacttcataaataaaatatagcttaatttcatgattattaatccctaaatatacaaaattcaataaataaaaaaatgttattctatgtaattggtactagccgggagtgtgaagttttatgtgctattttttattgtgttgctattagctatgttatataggtttcGTAATGCCatcttttgctgtgccctaacagggtccataatattgtacttagctttaagcctcataaacatcttttgtaacgttatggaatgcaaataaatacatgaatacataaatattataataaagtccGTTTGACATAAGGTTAGACTGCAATTGCAATAAATTTCTTCGCCTAAcgtctttcgtctctttctatcaaataGTGTTTATGCTATGATGAAATGTAACATCACTAGTTGAAATGCTCcaattagaatatttaagaACTTAACAACTGTCGAACTATGACGTTTTTTTTACCTCTCTTTTTATAGTGTAGGGGGGAAAAATGATTTTACGGGATGACCTAAACGGGTAATCATCGCAGCCAAGCAAAATGTAATAGGTGAAACGGGCATAAATACTATCAATGCCAGAGGTctcgcgagtacgttgccggcctttaagtTTATTCAAATACTAATTGTAAATCTCCAACTATAAACTCGAATATCCAATCATATAAAGTCTAGACGTCCAGATTCACAGCAGTCGCGATTAGGCCGACTGTCAAAGTTGACAGATAACAATTTGACATAAAAAAGCCTATTAAAATTTTGCCATGTATTGCATACACACAATATGGAAAGGACCAAGGGGAAGAAAAGGAAGGCCTATAGGTAAATAGAAGATATACAGCCTGAGCAGGAAGCGAGTGGAAAAGgaatgaaatatttgaaatggCGCCAAAtcgaaaaaagtttttatattaataagtgttccaaattcaaaacaattaaaacgatttttttatgtaacagtatttagggccagactagttattgCTTTCCTTCAATTGGAGGTCTCATTATCTATacaatctgtattttttttaaatattatggtaatagttttaacattatgtattttaacatatGTTTCGTAATTTCGGATACGTTCCTAACGATCTTAAacgtttttcaaaattaaattaaaacagtcaAGCCGTTTGgccacaatatatttttgtagtttttacaacaaacaacATATTGTTTGCAGCAAAAACAACGAATAGTTcccatttacaatttatacaaGCCAATTCGCGGCGTCGAACCGATTTCTAGTAAATTTATCGACTCATTTTACctcaatttgtttgtatgtaaaaaatggatttcgtaataaattacatttttcttgtactttaaatataaataaatgccaTAACGTACAAAACACTTAATCAGTTCCAGAACGGCTGGACCCATTTGGAATAACTAAATAATCTCAAGAGATTTACGTAAAAAaacgtaaacaaaaatatgacgTTTATCAACGTCATAGACACGAATTGCttcatagatatttttttgagtTTAGACTGTATTTATCGACTTTTAGGTGAAGTTTGAGGTCAGCCaaaaattattgtacatttatttttatttattgatgtgaatctttatcggcgttgggaaaaaaaataccgtcacatttttgggttgcgcgtcacattttccgttacgtgacatctttttcttgtcactaccacggttgattcgaagagattcgaagacattgataacaaaaatatataataacgataacaatgatagtaacaattatatgacaattaatgaaattctgtaataatcttagtagtagtaaggtaaaatgaagtaattgtattatttgtattcatgtctatgatgataaaaggcttttgttaaactttatttaaccaatttctgtaaagttgcatatagaagatagttttttgaaaaataagatccataaagaagtttcacttctaacGTGGCACATGAaacattttaactttattttttcaaagatTATATTGTAACATACCATCTCTTGAGTATCCCTCTGTTGAGCCACAGGTTTCTACTCTCACTAGTTGTAGTTCAATAGATTTTATCTGCACCGAGCAGTCATCTACACGAATCTGAaagtcatttttttataaacaaaagtaaGGAACTTCAAAAGAAAGGAAAAACACAAAACACTATATCTCACTACTAATAGTACTACAGTTGGCAAATTTATACGTGTCTTTTGAAGGTTAGGgcatactaaatattaatttgttagtaGCGCCATGTATATGTCAGTCTACGAgcttttaagcatattatatACATCCGGGGCCAGATTTAGAGGAAGGCAACCATCTGTTGAGGCCCGTCTTTTGTGGAGAGAAGAGACTTGAAAATAGTTTCAAATTCCGACTAGTAAACCGcttttcttttgatatattttatgtttgttaaagAATAGaaagtttcttttttaaattttatttgtaaaatagttTAACGCCAGGGCCTCCATTACTTTGTTGCCCCGAAGCCTTCAGATCTCTAAACCTGGccctgtatttatttactttataagcAACTCGAAACCTACTTGACCAATTTCGAAAATTATCATTAGAAAACTTCATGAACTGTAAATAATTTccagaatatttataaaaataaacgtcCAGTCatttaggattttttttaggaTTACACCCTGTAAACAAGCctatggacacccatttttagtgggtgcgttgccggcctttgcgTGTACTCCTCACGTTAACTTTGAAAAGTTGGAAGTCCTATCTCTCAGAGAAGACCCCCACCGGGATGCCATGCCAAAGTTCGCAAATGAAAGTACCCTGTCAAACGGACTGTGGAAGATCAAGATGATGCTGATGAAATTCCGATTGATACAGCTCGAACGCTGTTGAAGCGAGGCAGGAGGGATCATACCAAACAATTCTTCAGAACACTCACCATAGTACACTTGGTAGAAAACGCAAAGATACACTATGTCTCTGAGTAGAGAGAGAGAATCAAGTCGATCAGTAACAAATTGGAGATTGACAATTCGACAAATTTGGTCAGAAGGAAGAAGTCTCTGGAACCTGTGGATAGTAGtggtgactccagagctgaTGCTTTCCTCtcatacagcgaggaaatgctgcttAAAGGTACAGTAcaggaccaaactttttaaatgtgttttaattatctatatcattattattattattggccgctctacgcccttgaatTCGAACtgttagtaaatgtaaatttacaattaatttaacttatttacctaacctaactttCAAATAAGAAAAAGATTTTGAGAAATTTGTGGACAAACATACGTAAACTTACGAAGtacataatgttttgttaACTTTCAACTATTCCCTAGCAGACACAATCTAACGATCACGAAAAGCTCACCTTTCCTGTAATCGGTTTGTCAAGGGCACACACCGTGCTGTCAATTTCCGCATACAGCTGAAAATTTGGCATTGACGCTCTCGAAGCGGGGCCAGACGCACGAATAGATGCAGGAGTTATCTCGCATCGCACTGGCTTAAGAGGCCCTGGgtcttt
This region of Pieris brassicae chromosome 13, ilPieBrab1.1, whole genome shotgun sequence genomic DNA includes:
- the LOC123717667 gene encoding vacuolar protein sorting-associated protein 26C isoform X1, with the translated sequence MTTLTISLKRPSKVYHEGEIIAGVVVVKSNSDVRHEGLVLFMEGSVNLQISSKNAGIFDAFSNNIKPITLVNTSMEIVAAGKIPVGVTEIPFEMPLRGRPSSAGPGLLETYHGVFVNVMYTIQCSMKRSFLNKPLNAVCQFFVQYKHKDPGPLKPVRCEITPASIRASGPASRASMPNFQLYAEIDSTVCALDKPITGKIRVDDCSVQIKSIELQLVRVETCGSTEGYSRDATEIQIIQVGEGDVCRSRDVPLYMVLPRLFTCPTTTTTNFKIEFELNISVIFEDDYLVTENFPILLLRCR